The following are encoded together in the Rhizoctonia solani chromosome 10, complete sequence genome:
- a CDS encoding WD40 domain-containing protein, translating into MTLPNTIQTRISALEKRLSKCKRQLARLQQSDEGDRFEKARDEVFIGILKDACSLVREGELASAPYLSELAKAVDRILDDAIGYSYGRESDSSELDEGLYDFMPSWAHDDAGHRPLIPDKDADKFFLPPAALESFARIFRSRLGPGDLSELMPKAWSSAMKRHPKSTKLSRVRSNLPPLTPTNDKPWAASVLDARCEISSSRCSAPIRFLTSLDSTCLALTGMGGYKNRSPALEYFILNKPLAPSTDFPDRHWYEPKLAGVAFHGMIDEGRRLIFLGDDDRIKSYEWGSSTEVYRDPLPVHTLDTESCRGPMMGLPNGFVVRAGKGNAGVYNIESLPTHGEDGDEIVGEEIDLDDFDTMRDDPEEIEPSSGSAPTSHIKFVDHPEFKPNTWQPLISSPSTVICAEYAREGGQYSCIGIDLETGKTAMHYLGHGADISAFSVSKTDPQLFLSACNDGFARLYDTRRPLPVVTFDACGQNEFCEAAAFAHPDSIPIVFTGTHKAEQIKVWDVRARACVYELATGNNGVQSLSWDAPNNCLYAATECEYMDRLGYHHDYRPAKIPKDQRGHMELEDEESDDEFSDRCWPDKAWHKEGYFGYMFDCGDHRIIRYAFKEDPNPTVMPEYGDATARDDYW; encoded by the exons ATGACCTTGCCGAACACTATTCAGACTCGAATTTCTGCCTTGGAGAAGCGACTTTCCAAATGTAAACGTCAACTCGCACGTTTACAACAGTCCGATGAGGGTGATCGGTTCGAGAAGGCTCGCGACGAGGTGTTTATCGGTATCCTCAAAGACGCCTGTTCCCTGGTACGCGAAGGGGAGCTCGCTAGTGCTCCTTACCTTTCAGAACTCGCAAAAGCGGTGGACAGGATACTTGACGACGCTATTGGTTACTCGTATGGGAGAGAAAGCGATTCTTCTGAGCTCGATGAAGGTCTATACGATTTCATGCCTTCTTGGGCTCACGACGACGCCGGGCATCGGCCACTAATCCCAGACAAGGATGCGGACAAATTCTTCCTTC CTCCTGCTGCCCTTGAGTCGTTCGCCCGCATCTTTCGATCACGCTTGGGCCCAGGTG ACCTTAGTGAACTCATGCCCAAAGCTTGGAGCTCAGCTATGAAGCGGcatcccaagtcaaccaaACTGTCCCGGGTTCGGTCCAACTTACCGCCTCTGACACCTACCAACGACAAACCATGGGCGGCTAGTGTTCTCGATGCTCGCTGCGAAATATCGTCTTCTCGGTGCTCTGCTCCTATCAGGTTTCTCACAAGCTTGGATAGTACATGCCTGGCTTTAACCGGAATGGGCGGCTATAAGAACCGTTCACCCGCGCTGGAGTACTTCATTCTCAACAAACCTCTTGCACCCTCTACCGACTTTCCGGACAGACACTGGTATGAACCTAAACTAGCAGGTGTCGCCTTTCACGGCATGATTGATGAGGGAAGGCGACTGATATTCCTGGGAGACGATGATCGTATCAAATCGTACGAATGGGGATCTTCCACTGAGGTTTACAGGGACCCATTGCCTGTTCATACTTTGGATACCGAATCTTGCAGAGGTCCGATGATGGGTCTTCCTAACGGATTTGTCGTTCGTGCAGGAAAAGGGAATGCTGGCGTATATAATATCGAGTCCCTGCCTACGCATGGCGAAGATGGGGATGAAATCGTAGGAGAGGAGATCGACCTCGATGATTTTGATACGATGCGAGATGATCCGGAAGAGATCGAGCCATCTTCGGGTTCAGCTCCGACCTCACACATCAAATTCGTCGATCACCCTGAGTTCAAACCCAACACATGGCAGCCTCTCATCTCATCTCCTTCAACTGTCATCTGCGCCGAGTATGCTCGCGAAGGAGGTCAATATAGCTGTATAGGCATCGACTTGGAAACGGGAAAGACAGCCATGCACTACCTCGGTCATGGCGCTGATATATCGGCTTTCTCTGTCAGCAAAACCGACCCTCAGCTGTTCTTGTCGGCTTGCAACGATGGATTTGCGCGTCTGTATGACACCAGACGCCCGCTTCCTGTTGTCACGTTTGATGCATGCGGCCAGAACGAATTCTGTGAGGCCGCTGCATTTGCTCACCCCGACAGCATTCCAA TTGTTTTTACGGGCACTCACAAGGCAGAACAGATCAAGGTGTGGGATGTTCGTGCTCGAGCGTGCGTCTACGAATTGGCAACGGGTAACAACGGGGTGCAATCACTTTCATGGGATGCCCCGAATAACTGCTTGTACGCGGCTACCGAGTGCGAATATATGGATAGGCTTGGATACCATCATGATTATCGTCCTGCCAAGATTCCAAAGGACCAACGGGGCCACATGGAGCTCGAAGACGAAGAATCGGATGATGAATTCTCGGACCGCTGTTGGCCTGACAAAGCTTGGCACAAGGAAGGTTATTTCGGCTATATGTTCGACTGTGGAGACCACCGCATCA TTCGGTATGCTTTCAAGGAGGATCCGAACCCTACTGTGATGCCAGAATATGGAGATGCTACGGCTCGCGATGATTATTGGTGA
- a CDS encoding filament domain protein gives MIALRHWLGKTGAPSCTYESKCCGAVRSENAKLRELAIDLEARLVMVLSTPRDADIRLQRALDENALQQMLIEQLQAQLESRLSLITAAAAYPADYATLRERVSQLEAKLADTQDQLTKSTEELEKSKAHITVLQSQREQLVLELEQVEDGFQAEVEKLQDDLQSWKVDLSVDSSEDGTIRAPTIACPPPPPKYTESILTRGTRAPSVTSADSVSTGALFEASLERTKAATRIWALEDEVERMRSERDSLRRRLGAGRESLIQLKRQASEVRMSGGKGRMLINGRGMKSESQLTPGKRLAGRKPSTIQLNTLIRLPVHGEPLTPETSDDNASLEIKF, from the exons ATGATTGCTCTACGACATTGGCTCGGGAAGACCGGTGCTCCTTCA TGTACATACGAAAGCAAGTGCTGTGGTGCTGTGCGTAGCGAAAATGCCAAGCTACGGGAACTGGCAATTGACTTGGAAGCTCGCCTCGTCATGGTTCTATCTACCCCCCGGGACGCTGATATTAGGCTCCAACGGGCGCTGGACGAGAACGCCCTTCAG CAAATGCTCATTGAACAACTACAAGCCCAGTTGGAATCTCGACTAAGCTTAATTACTGCAGCCGCCGCCTATCCGGCTGATTACGCCACCCTCCGAGAGCGCGTGTCACAACTGGAAGCCAAGCTCGCAGATACACAAGACCAGTTAACCAAGAGTACTGAAGAACTCGAAAAGTCTAAAGCACACATAACTGTCCTTCAGTCACAAAGGGAACAGCTCGTCCTCGAACTCGAGCAAGTTGAAGATGGATTCCAGGCTGAGGTTGAAAAATTACAAGACGATCTTCAAAGCTGGAAAGTCGATCTCAGTGTCGATTCTTCAGAGGATGGGACTATCCGCGCCCCAACGATA GCGTGCCCCCCACCGCCACCTAAATACACTGAATCCATCCTCACCCGCGGAACGCGCGCTCCATCTGTCACCTCTGCCGATTCCGTGTCAACTGGTGCACTCTTCGAAGCGAGCCTAGAACGCACTAAAGCCGCCACTCGGATATGGGCGTTGGAAGACGAAGTTGAGCGCATGCGTAGCGAACGGGACTCGTTGCGCCGCCGACTCGGAGCTGGGCGCGAGAGCTTGATTCAACTTAAACGACAGGCGAGCGAGGTACGGATGAGTGGAGGGAAAGGACGAATGTTGATTAATGGGCGCGGAATGAAAAGCGAGTCGCAGTTGACGCCAGGGAAGAGGCTTGCCGGACGCAAGCCGAGTACTATTCAGTTGAACACACTCATCCGGCTCCCGGTCCATGGAGAGCCACTCACGCCCGAGACGAGTGACGACAATGCGTCCCTCGAGATAAAATTTTGA
- a CDS encoding filament domain protein encodes MSDSGEDEFNTLKPSLRRIIDTAFLKLSKQARSKATRPPQKKLRLEEPESDGEGGGFVKDDQGEREASEEEDHDSIPLSMIPTGLQMLDLPPDDEEVTILPSVLSVFRNAATGWETRPGIRRRRSDSDDEGAVDKDVGLSVSWPDWREVCAVLLNRKEDSKVEEETSRKKKNKPERLLQLKSEEQRDRRVTRGQARAAEKRRREEESDEEGGFIIEDENKGGRFVPGSDDESGGSLYGSDEGAGYAHSGSDSDRYSDNDDDSSASEFRVSVAQAKSTRSKTKNDADSDVDIDIDGNWDEDMPRSLTVRQLREAKLAFALFFPGTDVADSRLNTKRLGVKEVREAAKTLKENLSSNDIIEMLGMFSSAPDGSIGLEEFGRMAVMARLI; translated from the exons ATGTCCGACTCTGGTGAAGATGAGTTTAATACTCTGAAGCCAAGTTTACGGCGCATCATCGACACGGCTTTTCTCAAGCTCTCAAAACAAGCCAGGAGCAAGGCAACTCGACCCCCTCAGAAAAAGCTACGACTGGAGGAACCTGAAAGTGATGGGGAAGGAGGGGGGTTTGTCAAGGACGATCAGGGAGAACGAG AAGCTAGTGAAGAAGAAGACCACGATAGTATCCCCCTTTCAATGATCCCTACAGGTCTTCAA ATGCTCGATCTCCCACCGGATGACGAAGAGG TAACCATTCTACCCTCAGTCTTGTCTGTGTTTCGTAACGCCGCTACCGGATGGGAGACTCGACCAGGGATACGCCGTCGAAGGTCTGACTCAGATGACGAGGGAGCAGTGGATAAGGACGTTGGTCTTTCGGTTTCGTGGCCAGATTGGAGGGAAGTCTGTGCGGTGCTATTGAATCGGAAGGAGGACAGCAAAGTGGAGGAAGAAACGTCAAGGAAAAAAAAGAACAAACCGGAACGTTTGCTCCAGTTGAAAAGTGAAGAGCAACGCGATCGTCGGGTGACCAGAGGACAGGCTCGGGCCGCAGAAAAGCGGAGACGAGAAGAGGAGTCCGACGAAGAGGGCGGATTCATAATCGAGGATGAAAATAAAGGAGGAAGGTTCGTTCCAGGATCTGATGACGAATCTGGTGGATCCCTCTATGGGTCAGATGAAGGGGCGGGGTATGCACATAGTGGATCTGATTCAGATCGTTATTCGGACAATGACGACGACTCTTCGGCTTCTGAGTTCCGTGTTTCCGTGGCTCAGGCTAAATCGACCCGTTCCAAGACCAAGAACGACGCTGACTCGGACGTGGATATCGACATCGATGGCAATTGGGATGAGGACATGCCTCGATCACTAACTGTTCGTCAGCTCCGAGAGGCCAAGCTTGCGTTTGCCCTCTTTTTTCCGGGCACGGATGTCGCCGATTCTCGTTTGAATACAAAGAGATTAGGGGTCAAAGAAGTTCGGGAGGCAGCGAAGACACTCAAAGAAAACCTGTCCTCCAATGAT ATCATAGAGATGCTGGGTATGTTCTCGTCGGCTCCTGACGGGTCGATTGGATTAGAAGAATTCGGCCGGATGGCAGTAATGGCGCGGTTGATTTAG
- a CDS encoding DEAD/DEAH box helicase, producing the protein MSLRVLAQARLALRQNGLSPLRVAIAQRAASVPLPTHYSVARAFSISRPWLATEAVQVQHSPILDTTAQKPVKEKSSDDNAIPFSTIKDLISPETYEAITYKPYKLKNMTPVQAAVLKLLPQLAPHHTELQAGPDGRLPPRDLMVRAKTGTGKTLAFLIPAIEARLAAIERAKKQALEKAGLTRDSMYENRAVRAFTRTDAGALIISPTRELATQIANEALKLTHHHDGFEVRLFVGGNSKREQMRGWLRGRRDIVVATPGRLRDLLQSEPSIPEGLKNTPMLILDEADTLLDMGFRDDLEDIISYLPKSPERQTMLYSATVSRAIQQVARSTLDRNHEFINTVQEEESPVHAHIPQYHTVLPRAEDQVPHILRLLAHDQLTNPGKSKSVIFLPTTKMTQMYASLLRELARDTLPAGRETQIYEIHSRKDQDSRSRTSDRFRKDTSGASILVTSDVSARGVDYPGVTRVIQVGIPSSSDQYIHRVGRTGRAGTEGRGDLVLLPWEIGFVTWQLTHVPMKPTTVKQVEAEVLALAAKHDENPSAFYTPPPVPRAVRSRFKDSSRTPGPVSLSPRSLEKINQIGTIINETLPSLDPLSVEETFASLLGYYIAKAPELRVQKNVVLQGCKDWATGSAGLPQEPYVSEAFLAKLGYTDGRTKRFGARRTEYIGRGRKGDTKSSPWEIRGNQKNRDRDDKEGGFSDRNRTFGDRGRGFGDMDRDRDRGYGDRRRSFGAREEGGRFGDREDRGRFSDRGDRGRFDARENRFADRSGDRPRRSVLEDPDNASEFVGTRVANSMATTSRPGHGVRHNTARHLPIFAAKYRDRAIAIRKTSDYNSTITMVRNAFQIPSELPDSHIRLSSRFEEFGDLLVDITSDIWDEVTFSLRIVEVSTNPRPSRLLLATDRFAPQRSGNGKYESIRDVALDSNLIIVHVVGGPSDVVVPISEISTLSELKELVFQRLAYLPRRTAFRFQDTELNDDLKQLRAYGIVDQSIITLTTVVQVYVTTQQRSRVPMRVTMYAGVSSLKLLIRSKLDVPIREQILMCAGEELVDGTRLGSYPQVSHNSHIIVDVMPIGIDPRQTHELLCVCVKPEWAALDDDEEGDIYHVLPTSTILDLKVLVQNLNLISPSRQRIVFRGTTLEDEQNMNEAHVETGSTLILHVMSQRA; encoded by the exons ATGTCGCTCCGAGTGCTCGCTCAAGCTCGTCTGGCACTCCGACAGAATGGCCTGTCTCCGCTGCGAGTAGCTATCGCACAGAGGGCAGCGTCCGTTCCTCTGCCAA CTCACTATTCTGTGGCGCGAGCATTCTCGATATCTCGTCCATGGTTGGCCACTGAGGCAGTACAAGTTCAGCACTCGCCGATCTTGGACACAACAGCCCAGAAGCCAGTTAAAGAGAAGAGCTCTGACGACAATGCAATTCCGTTCTCCACTATCAAGGATCTTATTAGCCCCGAAACATACGAGGCTATCACTTACAAACCATATAAGCTCAAAAATATGACGCCTGTTCAGGCTGCTGTCCTAAAGCTTCTCCCCCAGTTGGCACCGCATCATACTGAGCTTCAAGCAGGCCCCGATGGTAGACTCCCTCCTCGAGACTTAATGGTCCGTGCCAAGACTGGAACTGGCAAAACTCTAGCCTTTTTGATCCCAGCAATTGAAGCTCGTCTGGCCGCAATCGAGCGTGCCAAGAAACAAGCACTCGAAAAGGCTGGACTTACTAGAGATAGTATGTACGAGAATCGGGCTGTGCGAGCATTCACCCGTACGGACGCTGGAGCTTTGATCATCAGCCCAACCCGGGAGCTGGCTACCCAGATTGCCAATGAAGCCCTCAAGTTAACTCACCATCACGACGGCTTCGAAGTCAGGCTTTTTGTAGGAGGAAACAGCAAGAGAGAGCAAATGCGGGGGTGGCTGCGTGGCCGCCGAGACATTGTAGTTGCCACTCCTGGCCGTCTGCGGGATCTCCTTCAGAGTGAGCCTTCCATCCCGGAGGGTTTAAAAAATACACCAATG TTAATTCTGGACGAAGCTGATACCCTCCTCGATATGGGCTTCCGTGATGACCTTGAAGACATTATCTCCTACCTCCCAAAATCTCCCGAGCGCCAAACTATGCTTTATTCTGCGACTGTTTCTCGTGCGATCCAACAAGTGGCTCGCTCAACTCTCGACAGGAACCATGAATTTATCAACACCGTACAGGAGGAGGAGTCTCCTGTCCATGCCCACATCCCTCAGTACCATACTGTGCTACCTAGAGCCGAGGACCAAGTCCCACACATACTTCGCCTTCTTGCTCACGATCAATTAACGAACCCGGGGAAAAGTAAAAGCGTAATATTCTTACCAACGACAAAAATGACCCAGATGTACGCATCGCTTTTGCGCGAGTTGGCCCGCGATACACTCCCTGCCGGACGTGAAACCCAAATTTATGAGATCCATTCGAGAAAAGACCAGGACTCTCGTAGTAGAACGTCGGATCGCTTTCGCAAAGATACTTCTGGTGCATCCATACTCGTCACCTCTGATGTATCAGCTCGAGGGGTCGATTATCCCGGGGTCACGAGAGTGATTCAAGTTGGGATTCCGTCGAGCTCTGATCAATATATCCATCGTGTTGGGCGAACTGGACGAGCCGGAACCGAAGGCCGCGGCGACTTGGTGCTTTTGCCTTGGGAGATAGGTTTCGTCACCTGGCAACTCACTCATGTCCCGATGAAACCTACCACTGTCAAGCAGGTTGAAGCCGAAGTGCTCGCGTTGGCTGCAAAGCACGATGAGAATCCATCTGCATTCTACACCCCTCCTCCTGTCCCCCGCGCCGTCCGCTCAAGGTTCAAGGACTCATCCAGGACACCAGGGCCTGTATCTCTCTCGCCTCGTTCGCTCGAAAAGATCAACCAGATTGGAACGATCATCAACGAGACCTTGCCTAGCCTTGATCCTCTATCGGTGGAGGAAACCTTTGCTTCTCTACTAGGATATTATATCGCAAAGGCTCCCGAACTTCGTGTCCAAAAAAATGTGGTTCTTCAAGGGTGTAAAGACTGGGCCACCGGGTCTGCAGGTCTGCCTCAAGAGCCTTACGTCAGTGAAGCATTCTTGGCGAAGCTGGGATACACCGACGGCCGTACCAAGCGGTTTGGGGCTAGAAGGACCGAGTACATTGGAAGGGGTCGCAAGGGTGACACAAAATCATCCCCATGGGAGATTCGGGGAAATCAAAAGAACAGGGATCGGGACGACAAGGAGGGAGGATTTAGCGATCGTAACCGGACATTCGGAGATCGTGGCCGCGGATTCGGGGACATGGATAGGGACAGGGATCGTGGCTACGGAGATCGCAGACGTAGCTTTGGAGCACGCGAGGAGGGTGGCAGGTTCGGTGACCGGGAAGACCGCGGTCGGTTTAGTGACCGTGGTGACCGCGGCAGGTTTGATGCACGGGAAAACCGCTTCGCAGATCGCAGCGGAGATCGCCCACGCCGTTCAGTCCTTGAAGACCCTGATAATGCGAGCGAATTTGTCGGTACAAG AGTCGCAAATTCGATGGCAACCACTTCCAGACCTGGTCACGGCGTTCGACATAATACTGCCAGGCACTTGCCAATATTTGCAGCAAAGTACAGGGACCGGGCTATCGCAATTCGAAAGACCTCTGATTATAAT TCAACTATAACAATGGTCCGTAATGCCTTTCAAATACCATCCGAACTACCAGATTCGCATATTAGACTCTCGTCGCGTTTTGAAGAGTTTGGCGACCTTTTGGTCGATATTACAAGTGATATATGGGACGAAGTCACATTTTCGTTGCGGATTGTTGAGGTTTCGACAAATCCACGCCCCTCTCGGCTTCTACTGGCGACAGACAGATTCGCACCCCAGCGTTCAGGCAATGGCAAGT ATGAATCAATCCGAGATGTCGCCCTTGACAGCAACCTAATCATAGTCCATGTTGTCGGTGGCCCGTCTGATGTGGTGGTCCCCATTTCTGAAATTTCCACTCTCTCAGAACTGAAGGAGCTAGTGTTTCAGCGTCTGGCTTACCTCCCAAGGAGAACAGCATTTCGATTTCAAGATACTGAGCTTAATGATGATTTAAAGCAACTAAGGGCATATGGCATAGTCGATCAATCGATCATCACATTGACGACGGTTGTTCAAGTATACGTGACCACCCAACAACGATCCAGAGTTCCTATGCGAGTTACCATGTATGCGGGGGTTTCGAGCCTGAAACTTTTGATTCGATCCAAATTGGACGTTCCAATACGAGAACAAATACTAATGTGTGCAGGGGAAGAGTTAGTGGATGGAACTCGGCTGGGATCCTACCCACAAGTATCGCATAATTCCCACATCATTGTCGACGTAATGCCTATAG GAATTGACCCAAGACAAACTCACGAACTGCTCTGCGTCTGTGTAAAACCAGAATGGGCCGCTCTTGACGACGATGAGGAAGGCGATATTTACCACGTACTTCCTACTTCCACTATTCTTGATCTCAAAGTTCTCGTACAAAACCTCAACTTGATATCTCCATCAAGGCAGCGCATAGTATTTCGAGGAACGACTTTGGAGGATGAACAAAATATGAATGAAGCTCATGTTGAGACTGGAAGCACTCTCATCTTGCATGTTATGAGTCAAAGAGCATAG
- a CDS encoding D-isomer specific 2-hydroxyacid dehydrogenase, NAD binding domain, with the protein MAKVVVSRRLSDPAIDALKSCKEIDIVLWEPDRKADREWLLSNVVGAVGLVVTLTDKVDKCLIDAAGPSLKVVSTMSVGYDHVDIAILKARGIKLGFTPDVLTDAVADIAVMLALMASRMSSKQWRYFEYHDSQWTNTPWSPSLLTGPQLSTPGTTVGFIGFGRISRATLARLVPFRISRVVYTRSSSPPVPTNDLALLSEFPTLKEAKWVGLDELARECDFVFVLTPGGEATKHLVGKDFLSKMKKNAVLVNPGRGSVVDSNALAEALKEGHIWGAGLDVVDGEPNIPADHALVKEPRAVVLPHIGSATVQTRLDMAQLAVSNLIAGIRGERMPSEAAL; encoded by the exons ATGGCTAAAGTTGTCGTATCAAGGCGTTTGAGCGATCCGGCGATTGACGCGCTCAAATCATGCAAGGAAATCGAC ATCGTTTTATGGGAGCCCGATCGCAAGGCCGATCGGGAATGGTTGCTATCCAATGTGGTGGGGGCGGTTGGACTTGTGGTCACCTTAACGGACAAA GTTGACAAATGTCTTATCGACGCTGCTGGACCGTCTTTGAAGGTCGTATCAACAAT GTCTGTAGGCTACG ACCACGTCGACATTGCTATCCTGAAAGCACGTGGGATCAAACTGGGATTTACACCCGATGTTCTAACTGATGCAG TTGCGGACATTGCCGTGATGCTTGCTCTTATGGCTTCCCGAATGTCAAGCAAGCAATGGAGATA TTTTGAATACCACGATTCCCAGTGGACAAATACGCCATGGTCTCCTTCTCTTCTGACTGGGCCGCAGTTGTCAACTCCGGGAACGACGGTAGGATTCATCGGGTTTGGCCGCATCTCTCGCGCAACGCTCGCACGCTTAGTTCCCTTCCGAATTTCGCGTGTTGTGTACACGAGGTCTTCTTCTCCACCAGTACCTACCAACGACCTGGCATTGCTTTCAGAGTTTCCAACTTTGAAAGAAGCCAAGTGGGTTGGCTTAGATGAACTTGCCCGAGAGTGTgactttgtctttgttttgACACCAGGTGGAGAAGCAACGAAACACCTTGTAGGAAAAGACTTTTTATcaaagatgaagaagaacgcGGTGCTGGTTAATCCTGGAAGAG GCTCGGTCGTCGATTCCAACGCTCTCGCTGAAGCGctcaaagaaggtcacaTCTGGGGTGCAGGGTTGGATGTAGTTGATGGTG AACCCAACATCCCGGCGGATCACGCCCTTGTTAAGGAACCACG TGCAGTGGTACTTCCCCACATTGGCTCCGCCACTGTTCAAACCCGGCTTGACATGGCTCAACTGGCCGTAAGCAATTTGATTGCTGGAATTCGAGGCGAGCGGATGCCATCTGAGGCAGCACTGTGA